One Acetoanaerobium noterae genomic region harbors:
- a CDS encoding B3/B4 domain-containing protein — MKKFIIENEFWELFPTAKIGIIVANDIDNTIKDEAKYAPMLAAAEKETDKFFTEGDFSKNPVIKVWREAFTKFKTKKGARSSIEALLKRVYNENHIGTINPLVDIYNSISLKYGMPCGGEDIETFAGDVRLTKAIGDEDFITLGSEESAPPYEGEIVYKDDKGAICRCWNWRESVRTMLTENTKHAFLCIELVDETRTEDFEAALNELSGLVTENLGGTAKISILDINHNELVIV; from the coding sequence ATGAAAAAATTTATAATTGAAAATGAATTCTGGGAGCTGTTTCCAACTGCCAAAATAGGAATCATCGTAGCAAATGATATTGATAACACCATAAAGGATGAAGCTAAATATGCTCCTATGCTAGCGGCTGCAGAAAAAGAGACAGATAAGTTCTTTACTGAAGGAGATTTTAGCAAAAATCCTGTAATAAAAGTTTGGAGAGAGGCCTTTACAAAATTCAAGACTAAAAAGGGTGCGAGATCTTCCATTGAAGCCTTATTAAAAAGAGTTTATAACGAAAATCACATAGGAACAATCAATCCTCTAGTCGATATATATAACTCAATATCTCTAAAATACGGTATGCCGTGTGGAGGAGAGGATATAGAAACCTTTGCAGGAGATGTAAGACTTACAAAAGCAATAGGTGATGAAGATTTCATAACCCTAGGCTCAGAAGAAAGCGCGCCACCATATGAAGGCGAAATAGTATACAAAGACGACAAGGGAGCTATCTGCAGATGCTGGAACTGGCGTGAATCTGTAAGAACTATGCTCACAGAAAATACGAAGCATGCTTTCTTATGTATAGAGCTAGTTGATGAAACTAGAACTGAGGATTTTGAAGCTGCCCTAAATGAACTATCTGGTCTAGTAACAGAAAACTTGGGAGGCACAGCTAAAATTTCTATATTGGATATAAACCATAATGAATTAGTCATAGTATAA
- a CDS encoding MATE family efflux transporter: MKTDIALKDKSILKNFTKYSLSNVLGMVGLSCYILADTFFIANGVGADGLAALNLAIPIYSFIHGCALMLGIGGVTKYSIYKSQNSEHKANSIFTNTIYLALLISLLFMALGYFYSEGLAHILGADSKIFAMTNTYLKVMLLFTPLFIVNEILICFVRNDSKPRLSMTAMLVGSLSNIILDYIFIFEFKMGMLGAVLATGVSPIISMIVISVHFIKKKNSFYLVKVKLQLSKIKTIFSLGLPSLITELSAGVVMIVFNLIILRLEGNTGVAAYGVIANIALVVTAMFVGIAQGIQPLVTKAYGKGEKEVINKTLKYALITMIGLAAIIYITTATFADSITLMFNSDGNPKLQEIAITGLRLYFTSGIFAGFNIIISMYFTSTENPAPAQLISLIRGFFLIIPLAFILSRAFGIIGVWITFPLTEAMVAITVALFLTKKIANS, encoded by the coding sequence ATGAAAACGGACATAGCATTAAAAGACAAATCAATATTAAAAAACTTTACAAAGTACTCACTTTCCAATGTGCTAGGGATGGTAGGCCTATCATGCTACATACTTGCAGATACATTTTTTATAGCAAATGGAGTGGGAGCAGATGGGCTTGCAGCTCTTAATCTAGCTATTCCAATCTACAGCTTTATTCATGGCTGTGCTCTTATGCTTGGGATAGGTGGGGTTACTAAATACTCCATATATAAAAGCCAAAATTCAGAGCATAAAGCAAATAGCATTTTTACAAATACTATTTATCTAGCGCTTTTAATCTCGCTTTTATTTATGGCATTAGGGTATTTTTATTCAGAAGGGCTAGCGCATATTCTAGGAGCAGACAGCAAAATATTTGCAATGACTAATACCTACTTAAAAGTCATGCTTTTGTTCACGCCGCTATTTATTGTAAATGAGATTCTCATATGCTTTGTGAGAAACGATTCAAAGCCTAGGCTCTCAATGACAGCAATGCTAGTTGGAAGTCTTTCAAATATAATTTTAGATTATATATTTATATTTGAATTCAAAATGGGGATGCTAGGAGCGGTGCTAGCTACAGGAGTATCTCCTATAATAAGCATGATAGTAATTTCTGTGCATTTTATAAAGAAAAAAAACAGCTTTTATTTGGTAAAGGTAAAACTACAATTGAGCAAAATAAAGACAATATTCTCTCTAGGTTTACCCTCGCTTATTACAGAGCTTTCAGCAGGGGTGGTGATGATAGTGTTTAACCTTATAATACTTAGACTTGAGGGCAACACTGGAGTAGCTGCTTATGGAGTAATTGCCAATATAGCTCTAGTAGTAACTGCTATGTTCGTAGGAATAGCTCAGGGAATACAGCCACTAGTCACAAAAGCATATGGCAAAGGCGAAAAAGAGGTAATCAATAAGACCTTAAAATATGCTCTAATTACCATGATAGGACTTGCTGCTATAATCTATATAACTACCGCAACCTTTGCTGATTCTATAACGCTGATGTTTAACAGTGATGGAAATCCCAAACTGCAAGAAATCGCAATTACGGGACTTAGACTGTATTTTACTTCAGGTATATTTGCAGGCTTTAATATAATAATTTCCATGTACTTTACATCCACTGAAAATCCAGCGCCTGCTCAGCTTATATCTCTGATAAGAGGATTTTTTCTAATCATACCTCTTGCTTTTATACTATCAAGAGCATTTGGAATTATTGGTGTGTGGATTACCTTTCCTCTTACAGAGGCTATGGTAGCTATAACTGTAGCGCTGTTTTTAACAAAAAAAATTGCAAACTCCTAA
- the larC gene encoding nickel pincer cofactor biosynthesis protein LarC — MNLYLDIVGGISGDMMLSSLLGLGVNYDRFIEVMSTLSISDEFEISLSQASKGAIGGNKVDVILKEDSSFVHRNLSDIINIIDNSEISSRAKYMSRKIFTVLAEAEAKVHLAKIEDVHFHEVGAVDSIVDIIGTAVLIDMLDIETIYCSEIPLGTGFTWSQHGKIPLPAPATLNLLENMKVRLTNLQAETVTPTGAAILKGLNAKQASNLSMKIKKTSIGCGTKNFDIPNILRAILFQPNYYYIREKLAVLSCNLDDMTGELMGNAMEELFDAGALDVWFSPIMMKKSRPAYKLEVLTTMHQKEAISKVIFEQTTTLGIREQIIDRKSLKRKMRYHKTELGSIRIKEAYLGDKKINQKPEFEDLKALAKKKGVTVRSLNIK; from the coding sequence ATGAATTTATATTTGGATATAGTAGGAGGCATATCAGGTGATATGATGCTTTCCTCGCTTCTTGGACTAGGAGTAAATTACGATAGGTTTATAGAAGTGATGAGCACTCTTTCGATTAGCGATGAATTTGAAATAAGCTTAAGTCAAGCTTCAAAAGGAGCAATAGGGGGAAATAAGGTTGATGTAATTTTAAAAGAGGATTCTTCTTTTGTGCATAGAAATCTTAGCGATATTATTAATATCATAGATAATTCCGAAATATCTTCTAGAGCAAAATATATGTCTAGAAAAATATTTACAGTGTTGGCAGAGGCAGAGGCGAAGGTTCATCTTGCTAAGATAGAAGATGTACATTTTCACGAGGTAGGAGCTGTTGACTCTATAGTGGATATCATAGGAACTGCTGTTTTAATAGATATGCTTGATATTGAGACTATATATTGCAGTGAGATACCACTTGGAACTGGATTTACTTGGTCCCAGCATGGAAAGATACCTCTTCCAGCACCAGCGACTCTCAATCTACTAGAAAATATGAAGGTTAGATTAACAAATCTTCAGGCTGAAACAGTGACACCTACAGGAGCTGCAATATTAAAGGGGTTAAATGCTAAACAAGCCTCAAATCTCAGCATGAAAATCAAGAAAACCTCTATAGGATGCGGGACGAAGAATTTTGATATACCAAATATCCTAAGAGCTATTTTATTTCAGCCAAACTATTATTATATAAGAGAAAAATTGGCTGTATTATCTTGTAATCTAGATGATATGACTGGAGAGCTTATGGGTAACGCTATGGAAGAGCTTTTTGACGCGGGGGCTCTAGATGTTTGGTTTTCTCCTATAATGATGAAGAAAAGCAGACCAGCCTACAAGCTTGAGGTGCTTACAACCATGCATCAAAAAGAAGCTATATCAAAGGTTATTTTTGAGCAGACCACAACTCTTGGAATAAGAGAGCAGATAATCGATAGAAAATCACTAAAAAGAAAAATGAGATATCATAAGACTGAATTAGGGAGCATCAGAATTAAAGAAGCTTATCTAGGAGACAAAAAAATAAATCAAAAACCGGAGTTTGAAGACCTCAAAGCTTTGGCAAAAAAGAAGGGCGTAACAGTTAGAAGCCTTAATATAAAATAG
- the guaB gene encoding IMP dehydrogenase, with amino-acid sequence MAKILKEALTFDDVLLVPQKSNVLPYQVDTSTYLAKTVKLNIPIVSAGMDTVTEHGMAIAVAREGGIGIIHKNMTIAEQALEVDKVKRSEHGVIVDPFFLTKDKTLGEADSLMGRYRISGVPIVDEQDKLIGILTNRDIRFETDFTKKIEEAMTSENLITALEGVSLEEAQHILAKHKIEKLPIVDKDGYLKGLITIKDIEKKIKFPNSATDSQGRLLCGAAVGVTEDMMERIDALVNAKVDIIVIDTAHGHSQGVIQAVKKSKEKYPELPVIAGNVATGLATRELIEAGADCVKVGIGPGSICTTRVVAGVGVPQISAVMDCYEEASKHNIPIIADGGIKYSGDVVKAIAAGGSAVMLGSLLAGTKESPGETVIYKGRSFKSYRGMGSLAAMEKGSKDRYFQKDAKKLVPEGVEGMVPYKGEASELIFQMVGGLRSGMGYCGTPTIKDLIENSEFVRITAAGLRESHPHDITVTKEAPNYSANMEV; translated from the coding sequence ATGGCAAAAATTCTGAAAGAAGCACTTACCTTCGACGACGTACTTTTAGTTCCGCAAAAATCTAACGTACTACCATATCAGGTAGATACATCCACTTACCTAGCAAAAACAGTAAAACTAAATATCCCTATAGTGAGCGCTGGTATGGACACAGTAACTGAGCATGGGATGGCGATAGCAGTAGCAAGAGAAGGCGGCATAGGAATCATACACAAAAACATGACTATAGCAGAGCAGGCTCTAGAGGTAGACAAGGTAAAGCGTTCAGAACATGGTGTTATAGTAGATCCATTTTTCTTAACAAAAGATAAAACTCTAGGAGAAGCAGATTCTCTTATGGGAAGATACCGTATATCTGGAGTACCTATAGTAGATGAGCAAGATAAACTTATAGGAATCCTTACAAACAGGGACATAAGATTCGAAACAGATTTCACTAAAAAAATTGAAGAAGCTATGACAAGCGAAAACCTAATCACAGCACTTGAAGGAGTTTCTTTAGAAGAAGCTCAGCATATATTAGCTAAACACAAAATAGAAAAGCTTCCTATAGTAGACAAAGATGGATACCTAAAAGGACTAATAACTATAAAAGACATTGAAAAGAAAATTAAATTCCCTAACTCTGCAACAGATAGCCAAGGTAGACTTCTTTGTGGAGCTGCAGTAGGCGTAACTGAAGATATGATGGAAAGAATAGATGCTTTAGTAAATGCTAAAGTAGATATCATAGTAATAGATACAGCTCATGGACATTCTCAAGGAGTAATTCAGGCAGTTAAAAAATCTAAAGAAAAATATCCAGAGCTTCCAGTAATAGCTGGAAACGTAGCAACTGGACTAGCTACAAGAGAGCTAATCGAAGCTGGGGCTGACTGCGTTAAGGTAGGAATAGGACCTGGCTCAATTTGTACTACAAGAGTAGTAGCAGGAGTAGGAGTCCCTCAAATATCAGCAGTTATGGATTGCTACGAAGAAGCCTCTAAACACAATATTCCAATAATAGCAGATGGTGGAATCAAATACTCTGGAGACGTAGTAAAAGCAATCGCAGCTGGAGGCTCAGCAGTAATGCTAGGTTCACTGCTTGCAGGAACTAAAGAAAGCCCAGGAGAAACAGTAATCTACAAAGGCCGTTCATTTAAATCATATAGAGGAATGGGCTCACTAGCAGCTATGGAAAAAGGCTCAAAAGATAGATACTTCCAAAAAGACGCAAAGAAATTAGTACCAGAAGGAGTAGAAGGCATGGTTCCTTACAAAGGAGAAGCATCTGAGCTTATATTCCAAATGGTTGGAGGACTTCGCTCAGGTATGGGATACTGCGGAACTCCTACAATAAAAGACCTCATAGAAAACTCAGAGTTCGTAAGAATAACAGCGGCAGGATTAAGAGAAAGTCATCCTCATGATATTACAGTAACTAAAGAAGCACCTAACTACAGTGCTAATATGGAGGTCTAA
- a CDS encoding alpha-D-ribose 1-methylphosphonate 5-triphosphate diphosphatase, with protein MLVIYSDKIVQNDAVISGYIHIADGKIQKIDEKSSLKDYIDMTGKYILPGLINIKSEHISRENQIKLNSRFPFAKIFREVEIKYASAGITTLFHSIPLVNGRYREDFTTGPKMAKDIKELSKNSNLIDHRIHMAFQLGFIQSMDKIKEMLESNLLDYISYSGYCRSEEERYREIYYEDYIQRVMGLSEATCRRMVERVRELRSESNLEELAYMLKYAHYKGVKVGTSELSVIKKLEFLEQQGINIIENPSLEEALNLDSESDKMIMMDILSLSKQLNKTYQDQVVSAIRTGHIDILSSDMRAHDILAFVFQLAQDLGLEKAVSLVTSNPATALKLKDRGQIKENLRADLIVVDILDEVPVVEMTISNGKIVYRANY; from the coding sequence GTGCTAGTAATATACAGCGATAAAATCGTACAAAATGATGCAGTTATAAGTGGATATATTCATATAGCAGATGGCAAGATCCAGAAAATAGATGAGAAATCATCCTTAAAAGACTATATAGATATGACAGGAAAATATATCCTGCCAGGTCTTATCAATATAAAAAGTGAGCATATATCTAGAGAAAATCAAATTAAATTAAATAGTAGATTTCCTTTTGCAAAGATCTTCAGAGAAGTTGAAATAAAATACGCCTCAGCAGGAATAACTACACTATTTCACTCTATTCCTCTAGTAAATGGCAGATACAGAGAAGACTTTACTACTGGTCCGAAGATGGCAAAAGATATAAAAGAGCTTTCTAAGAATTCCAATCTCATTGACCATAGAATTCACATGGCATTTCAGCTTGGATTTATTCAGAGCATGGATAAAATAAAAGAGATGCTAGAATCAAATCTCTTAGATTATATTTCATATTCAGGCTATTGCAGAAGTGAGGAAGAAAGATATAGAGAGATTTATTATGAGGACTACATCCAAAGGGTAATGGGCCTAAGTGAAGCTACCTGCAGGAGAATGGTAGAAAGAGTGAGAGAGCTAAGAAGTGAATCGAATCTTGAGGAACTGGCATATATGCTAAAGTACGCTCACTACAAGGGAGTAAAGGTAGGAACCTCTGAGCTAAGCGTAATTAAAAAGCTAGAGTTTTTAGAACAGCAGGGTATTAATATAATTGAAAATCCATCGCTTGAAGAAGCGTTAAATTTAGACAGCGAGTCTGATAAAATGATTATGATGGACATTTTATCTCTTAGCAAGCAGCTTAATAAAACCTATCAGGATCAAGTGGTGTCAGCTATTAGGACTGGTCATATAGATATACTTTCTTCTGATATGAGAGCGCACGACATATTGGCATTTGTATTTCAGCTAGCTCAGGACCTTGGATTAGAAAAAGCAGTATCGCTTGTCACTTCAAATCCAGCAACTGCACTTAAGCTAAAGGACAGAGGACAAATCAAGGAAAATTTAAGAGCAGATTTAATAGTAGTAGATATCCTAGATGAAGTACCTGTAGTTGAAATGACTATATCAAATGGAAAAATAGTATATAGAGCCAATTATTAA
- a CDS encoding radical SAM protein gives MSFFTYKDVYFEEGVKVLEVNLLPEKYCNFDCIFCPIGRSQNKIDEKISFEDQEQDIKELLERIDKNEIELVFINSKGEAFVNEKLSEIIDLIKSKNVKVRLLSNGYVLGKDEYRKIANKCDEVIGELKVLEEEDFQKVQRPIAGYTIEEYISNMIEFNKQYKGKFIFEITIIKGYNDDQESITKLKAIIKQLQPEEIQVVRLEEEHFQKKLGISDERFEQIKRELM, from the coding sequence ATGAGTTTTTTTACTTACAAAGATGTGTATTTTGAAGAGGGTGTAAAGGTTTTGGAAGTCAATTTGCTCCCAGAAAAATATTGTAATTTTGACTGCATATTTTGTCCTATAGGACGTTCTCAAAATAAAATTGATGAGAAGATTTCGTTTGAGGATCAAGAGCAAGACATAAAAGAGCTTTTAGAAAGAATAGATAAAAATGAAATTGAGCTAGTATTTATTAATTCAAAAGGAGAAGCCTTTGTTAACGAAAAGCTAAGTGAAATAATTGATTTAATAAAATCTAAAAATGTAAAGGTGCGTCTGCTTTCAAATGGATATGTGCTAGGCAAGGATGAATATAGAAAAATTGCTAACAAATGCGATGAAGTAATTGGAGAACTAAAAGTCCTAGAAGAAGAGGATTTTCAAAAGGTGCAAAGGCCAATAGCTGGGTATACTATAGAGGAATATATATCCAATATGATAGAGTTTAATAAGCAGTATAAAGGAAAGTTTATATTTGAAATCACAATCATAAAGGGATATAATGATGACCAAGAATCAATAACAAAGCTAAAAGCTATAATAAAACAGCTACAGCCTGAGGAAATACAAGTAGTAAGACTAGAAGAAGAGCATTTTCAGAAAAAGCTAGGAATATCTGATGAACGCTTTGAGCAGATAAAAAGAGAATTGATGTAA
- a CDS encoding ABC transporter ATP-binding protein — protein sequence MYLLRHLKDFLITYKRQYLLGVSALIIVDLLQLIPPKIIGSITDSIKSGSIDASGITLYGFIIIGIACLVAIFRYFWRMNIIGSARKLECWLRNKLFIHLEDMTPEFFNYKKTGDLMAHATNDIQAIRMSFGPGVIMTTDAIVISITTMVIMFSTINPKLTIWALLPLPFMAALVTFLGKKIQKLYKQVQEAFSGLSDHTQESISGIRVIKSFVREKSSLSNFENTSEIYVNKNMKLAAIYGFMFPMIGFISSISFLIALFQGGKMVINGSLSLGDLVAFITYLGMLIWPMMAIGWVINSMQRGIASIKRINEILDTAPALIDKEAAIWPEAFTPRISFENVSFKYPQSENFALRNLDFHINKGKILAIVGKTGSGKSSVASLLLRFYSHSDGIINVSDTNIEDLKHKKLREKIGYVPQEAFLFSCSIHENIAFSNPELPRERVIEVAKIAAIDEDITEFPAGYDTIVGEKGVTLSGGQKQRVAIARALIKNPEILILDDCLSAVDTKTEEKILGHLKEVMKDRTSIIISHRISAIKDADEILYLEDGVITERGTHSELLVQKGAYEDLYRKQLLEEKLDKEV from the coding sequence ATGTATTTACTTAGACATCTTAAGGATTTTTTAATCACATATAAGCGGCAATATCTCCTTGGGGTATCTGCTCTTATAATCGTAGACCTACTTCAGCTTATCCCACCTAAAATCATAGGGTCAATTACAGACTCTATTAAATCTGGAAGCATAGATGCAAGCGGCATAACTCTATATGGTTTTATAATCATCGGTATAGCCTGTCTCGTGGCTATATTTCGATATTTCTGGCGCATGAATATCATAGGAAGTGCTAGAAAGCTTGAGTGCTGGCTGAGAAATAAGCTTTTCATTCACTTAGAGGACATGACCCCTGAATTTTTTAACTACAAGAAAACTGGAGATTTAATGGCTCATGCTACCAATGATATCCAAGCCATCCGTATGTCTTTTGGCCCCGGTGTCATCATGACTACAGATGCTATTGTGATTTCTATAACTACCATGGTCATTATGTTTTCAACTATAAATCCTAAGCTTACTATTTGGGCATTACTGCCTCTGCCTTTCATGGCTGCTCTAGTGACTTTTCTTGGCAAAAAAATTCAAAAGCTCTACAAGCAAGTTCAAGAAGCTTTTTCAGGGCTTAGCGACCATACCCAAGAATCAATCAGTGGGATAAGAGTTATAAAATCCTTCGTAAGAGAAAAATCATCACTCAGTAATTTTGAAAATACCAGTGAAATTTATGTAAATAAAAATATGAAGCTTGCAGCTATTTATGGCTTTATGTTTCCTATGATAGGCTTTATTTCTTCTATCAGCTTTCTTATAGCCTTGTTTCAAGGTGGAAAGATGGTTATAAATGGCTCTTTGTCACTAGGTGATTTAGTTGCTTTTATCACCTATCTAGGCATGCTAATTTGGCCTATGATGGCTATAGGCTGGGTAATCAACAGTATGCAAAGAGGGATTGCTTCCATCAAGAGAATTAACGAAATACTAGATACTGCTCCTGCTTTAATCGATAAAGAAGCTGCTATTTGGCCAGAGGCGTTCACTCCGAGGATAAGCTTTGAAAATGTTTCATTCAAATATCCTCAAAGTGAAAATTTTGCCCTTAGGAATCTGGATTTTCATATTAATAAAGGCAAAATCCTCGCTATAGTAGGGAAGACAGGAAGCGGAAAGTCTTCAGTAGCCTCCTTGCTTTTGAGATTCTACTCTCATAGTGATGGGATTATAAATGTTAGCGATACTAATATAGAAGATTTAAAGCACAAGAAGCTAAGAGAAAAAATTGGTTATGTACCTCAAGAAGCTTTTTTGTTTTCTTGCAGTATCCATGAAAATATAGCTTTTTCTAATCCTGAGCTTCCTAGAGAAAGGGTAATAGAGGTTGCTAAGATAGCCGCTATAGATGAGGATATAACTGAATTTCCTGCAGGCTATGACACTATTGTAGGAGAAAAAGGAGTCACCCTATCTGGAGGTCAAAAACAAAGAGTCGCTATTGCAAGAGCTCTTATTAAAAATCCTGAAATTTTAATTCTAGACGACTGTCTGTCCGCTGTTGATACTAAAACAGAGGAAAAAATTCTAGGCCATCTTAAAGAGGTTATGAAAGACAGGACAAGTATTATAATATCTCACAGAATTTCAGCAATTAAGGATGCTGACGAAATTCTTTATTTAGAAGACGGAGTAATAACAGAAAGAGGAACTCATAGTGAGCTACTAGTTCAAAAGGGAGCTTACGAAGACCTCTATCGCAAACAACTACTAGAAGAAAAACTAGACAAGGAGGTGTAG
- a CDS encoding ABC transporter ATP-binding protein: MGHFEESEIQDKGFDVALMKRLMSYAKPFTGLLVLSFLMILLATVVDLARPWMIKIAVDEYISPVGSIPKDEAVKGVQQIVFFLFLLITGGFFFNYLQVYLLSYVGQRVIHNMRTTLYDKVMHLPLSFFDKNPTGRLVTRLTNDMENLNELYTSVLVSFFKDVFLLGGIIIMMIRLDLKVSLMVFITIPIIVWVSIVFRKKSRKAYRLVRTRLAVINSSLSENISGMRIIQIFAQEERKKEEFSKYNEAHLDASMKELFIFAIFRPSMDLIYSFGLALLIWFAGGAVLKGQMPFGVLFAFINYLEQFFHPIYDLSEKFNIMQSAMASSERIFQLMDEPDSSNARDEDSAEYPEITGKIEFENVWFSYTGDEDWVLRDVSFVINPGETVAFVGSTGSGKTTIISLIARLYEIQKGRILIDSVDIKDIPVSHLRNQISAVLQDVFLFTGDIKSNIRLDNDEISDEKIVAVAKFVNADRFINKLPKAYDANVEENGATFSSGERQLLAFARALAYEPKILILDEATSNIDTQTELLIQDAITRVIQNRTTIVVAHRLSTIQHADNIIVLHKGKIREMGRHDELLSQKGIYHNLYLLQYKN; the protein is encoded by the coding sequence ATGGGACATTTTGAAGAAAGTGAAATTCAAGATAAAGGGTTTGACGTAGCTTTGATGAAAAGGCTGATGTCTTATGCCAAGCCGTTCACAGGACTTCTAGTGCTTAGTTTTTTGATGATACTACTAGCTACTGTTGTAGACCTTGCTAGGCCCTGGATGATTAAGATAGCTGTAGATGAGTACATCTCTCCTGTAGGAAGCATTCCAAAGGATGAAGCAGTAAAGGGAGTCCAGCAAATAGTGTTTTTCCTTTTCCTTCTTATCACTGGAGGCTTCTTCTTTAATTATCTTCAGGTTTATTTGCTTTCTTATGTAGGTCAAAGAGTAATCCACAATATGAGAACTACTCTTTATGATAAAGTAATGCATCTACCTCTTAGCTTTTTTGATAAAAATCCTACGGGCAGACTAGTAACTAGGCTTACAAATGATATGGAAAATCTAAATGAGCTTTACACCTCCGTACTTGTATCATTTTTTAAGGATGTTTTTCTGCTAGGTGGTATCATTATCATGATGATAAGGCTGGACTTAAAGGTATCTCTTATGGTTTTTATAACCATTCCTATTATAGTCTGGGTATCCATAGTATTTAGAAAGAAATCCAGAAAAGCCTACAGACTTGTCAGAACTAGGCTTGCAGTTATAAACTCATCCCTTAGCGAAAATATTTCAGGTATGAGAATAATTCAGATTTTTGCTCAAGAAGAGCGTAAAAAAGAAGAATTTTCCAAGTATAACGAAGCACACCTAGATGCTTCTATGAAGGAATTATTTATATTTGCGATATTTAGGCCCTCTATGGACCTTATTTATTCCTTTGGACTAGCTCTACTTATTTGGTTTGCAGGAGGAGCTGTTTTAAAGGGTCAGATGCCTTTTGGAGTTCTCTTTGCATTTATAAATTATCTGGAGCAATTTTTTCATCCTATTTACGATTTATCTGAAAAGTTCAATATCATGCAATCAGCAATGGCATCTTCAGAGAGGATATTTCAGCTCATGGATGAGCCAGACTCTTCTAATGCAAGAGATGAAGATAGTGCAGAGTATCCTGAAATAACTGGCAAAATAGAATTTGAAAATGTCTGGTTTTCATATACAGGAGATGAGGACTGGGTACTTAGGGATGTAAGCTTTGTTATAAATCCTGGTGAAACAGTCGCTTTTGTAGGCTCTACTGGTTCTGGCAAGACCACTATCATAAGCCTTATAGCTAGGCTATATGAGATTCAAAAAGGGAGAATATTAATCGATTCTGTAGATATAAAAGACATTCCTGTCTCTCATCTTAGAAATCAGATTTCTGCAGTACTTCAGGACGTATTCTTGTTTACAGGAGATATAAAAAGCAATATCAGGCTCGATAACGATGAGATTTCTGATGAAAAAATAGTAGCAGTCGCAAAATTTGTAAATGCAGATAGGTTTATAAATAAGCTTCCAAAAGCCTATGATGCCAATGTAGAGGAAAACGGCGCTACCTTTTCATCTGGCGAAAGACAGCTACTTGCTTTTGCTAGAGCTCTAGCCTATGAGCCTAAGATTTTGATACTAGATGAAGCCACATCAAACATCGACACTCAAACAGAGCTTCTAATCCAAGATGCCATCACAAGAGTAATTCAAAACAGAACTACAATAGTCGTAGCTCACAGGCTATCAACTATACAGCATGCTGATAATATCATCGTGCTTCACAAAGGTAAAATAAGAGAAATGGGAAGGCATGACGAGCTTCTATCTCAAAAGGGCATTTATCATAATCTTTACCTACTTCAATACAAAAATTGA